One Amblyomma americanum isolate KBUSLIRL-KWMA chromosome 8, ASM5285725v1, whole genome shotgun sequence DNA window includes the following coding sequences:
- the LOC144100928 gene encoding uncharacterized protein LOC144100928: MRRVPKSGPTLWFKPEDEVIFKHAHREHGIEVLSGIIAVTNSSSNTVSFRFGDDPEFKFTPHTSLILPRSTAVILATFYNVDGHCQPRRSSVGLRCIRVRSDEPEDVERLWKRTPPALVGEKRWKLRFEKDCPCNLDCDGTVPSECEPSPSDEASDFDYEKWAAEDAVTKSSSLVLPKIQALHFASSRGSWFLRAKLFVAGIVLAALAVYRMLFPARPDVTKPDMSECVELWGKAYCF; encoded by the exons GCCGGAAGACGAGGTCATATTCAAACATGCCCACCGCGAGCATGGCATCGAGGTTCTCAGCGGCATTATCGCAgtcacgaacagcagcagcaacacggTCAGCTTTCGG TTCGGCGATGACCCCGAGTTTAAATTCACGCCACACACGAGCCTGATTCTACCGCGGTCTACAGCAGTAATCCTCGCTACCTTCTATAACG tggacggccactgCCAGCCGAGGAGGTCCTCGGTGGGTCTCCGCTGCATCAGGGTCCGCAGCGACGAGCCAGAGGACGTGGAGAGGCTCTGGAAGAGAACGCCTCCGGCCCTCGTCGGCGAAAAAAG GTGGAAGTTGCGGTTTGAGAAGGACTGTCCGTGTAACCTTGACTGCGATGGGACGGTGCCTTCGGAATGTGAACCATCGCCCAGTGATGAGGCCAGTGATTTCGACTATGAGAAg TGGGCCGCAGAAGATGCCGTGACAAAGAGCTCGTCACTCGTGCTGCCGAAGATCCAGGCGCTGCACTTCGCCTCATCCCGCGGCAGTTGGTTCCTCCGCGCCAAGTTGTTCGTGGCAGGAATTGTGCTGGCCGCGCTCGCCGTTTACCGCATGCTGTTCCCGGCCCGGCCGGATGTCACCAAGCCGGATATGAGCGAATGCGTCGAGCTATGGGGCAAGGCCTATTGCTTCTGA